A genomic window from Levilactobacillus yonginensis includes:
- the gntK gene encoding gluconokinase yields MDYMIGVDIGTTSVKTVLYDTTGKMQGYSNNLYPLYQDVPDMAEEDPEEIFSAIIDGLTTVLRKADLKNGQLHGVSFSAAMHSLILLDENHKPLTRAITWADNRSVKYADELRENGVGKQLYEKTGTPIHPMTPLSKLIWLRNEQPDLFNQAHWFVGIKEYVIYKLFGVLQEDYSIANATGMFNIFNMDWDDQALEVAGVTRDQLPKLVDTTAQISGMKSDYAGVIGIDPQTPFIMGASDGPLANLGVDAINPGVVAVTIGTSGAVRVVTDKPKIDPKGRVFCYYLSKDHWVVGGPVNNGGIVFRWVRDQLFAPEKITAEQMHVDSYDLLTEIAAKVPAGSDGLIFHPFLGGERAPIWDANARGSFFGLTRTHSRAHMVRAALEGIVYNLYTVMLALEEVVGKPSSIQATGGFARSELWRQMLADIFEQDVTIPESPEGTALGAATLGMYALGMIDDLAAVKNFIGVSNVHHPNPETYDAYRALVPIYIRLSRQLQSEYKNIAEYQRTHVHQSDTK; encoded by the coding sequence ATGGACTACATGATTGGGGTCGATATTGGAACTACCAGTGTCAAGACCGTATTGTACGATACCACGGGTAAGATGCAGGGTTATTCAAACAACCTGTATCCCCTCTATCAAGATGTTCCAGACATGGCTGAAGAAGATCCAGAAGAAATCTTCTCCGCTATCATTGATGGTTTAACGACCGTCCTGCGCAAGGCAGACTTAAAGAACGGCCAATTACATGGCGTTTCTTTCTCAGCTGCCATGCACAGTCTCATCTTGTTAGACGAAAACCACAAGCCATTGACTCGGGCCATCACATGGGCCGACAACCGTTCCGTGAAGTATGCGGATGAATTACGGGAAAATGGTGTGGGTAAACAACTCTACGAAAAGACTGGGACACCAATTCACCCGATGACTCCTTTGAGCAAGTTGATCTGGTTACGGAATGAACAACCTGACCTCTTCAACCAAGCTCACTGGTTCGTTGGTATCAAGGAATACGTCATCTACAAGCTATTTGGCGTCTTACAAGAAGACTACTCCATCGCTAACGCTACCGGGATGTTCAACATCTTCAACATGGACTGGGACGACCAGGCCTTAGAAGTTGCTGGTGTGACGCGTGATCAGCTTCCTAAGTTGGTCGACACGACTGCTCAAATCTCCGGTATGAAGAGCGACTACGCGGGTGTGATTGGTATCGATCCACAAACCCCATTCATCATGGGCGCTTCCGACGGTCCCCTGGCTAACCTGGGGGTTGATGCAATCAACCCTGGCGTTGTCGCTGTGACCATTGGAACCTCTGGTGCCGTCCGGGTCGTCACTGACAAGCCGAAGATTGATCCTAAAGGTCGGGTCTTCTGTTACTACCTGTCCAAAGACCACTGGGTCGTTGGTGGGCCAGTAAACAACGGGGGGATTGTCTTCCGTTGGGTCAGAGATCAACTCTTCGCACCAGAAAAGATTACGGCTGAACAAATGCACGTGGACTCTTACGACCTCTTAACTGAGATTGCTGCTAAGGTCCCTGCTGGTTCAGACGGGCTGATTTTCCATCCATTCTTGGGTGGGGAACGGGCCCCTATCTGGGATGCCAACGCCCGCGGTTCCTTCTTCGGATTAACCCGGACGCACTCACGAGCTCACATGGTTCGTGCTGCGTTGGAAGGAATTGTCTACAACCTCTACACCGTGATGCTCGCCTTGGAAGAAGTCGTTGGCAAGCCATCTAGTATTCAAGCAACGGGTGGTTTCGCTCGTTCTGAACTCTGGCGGCAAATGCTAGCGGACATCTTTGAACAAGACGTCACGATTCCTGAAAGTCCTGAAGGAACGGCCTTAGGGGCTGCTACGTTAGGGATGTACGCTTTAGGGATGATTGATGACCTGGCTGCCGTGAAGAACTTCATCGGTGTGTCTAACGTCCACCACCCTAACCCAGAAACCTACGACGCTTACCGTGCCTTGGTTCCGATTTACATTCGCCTTAGTCGGCAATTACAATCAGAATACAAGAACATCGCTGAGTATCAACGTACTCATGTTCACCAATCAGACACCAAGTAG
- a CDS encoding gluconate:H+ symporter codes for MELIALLIGVIFLLVLIIKFKINTFVSLILTSVLTAILLGMDLTKIAMTIESGIGSQLGELSLVFGFGAMLGRLVADAGGAYVIATTLIDKFGKQRLQMAIMLASFILGIALFFEVGMVLLIPIVFAIAVEAEVPILYLGISMAAALSVTHGFLPPHPAPVAIAQVLGANDGKVLLFGLVVAIPCAIIAGPMFTKLAQKFAPAAFNQKGNLSSLGAIKTFKPSEAPSFGLSVLTSLFPVILMAITTIYKMTVDGGTTPAKNATLLDQIVALIGDPAIAMLISLMVAMFTMGWGRKRKTADIMATLENAVKSIAMLLLVIGGGGAFKQVLIDGGVGKEVAKLFIDSNMSPLVLGWLVAVVLRIALGSATVSALTAAGIVAPLMAQSGVDPALMVLAIGAGSLAASHVNDAGFWMFREYFDLTVKQTLSIWTVLETIIAVVGLLIVLLLNLGFH; via the coding sequence ATGGAACTTATAGCTTTACTCATCGGGGTCATCTTCTTATTGGTCCTCATTATTAAATTTAAGATCAATACTTTCGTTTCCCTGATTCTTACCTCCGTCCTTACTGCGATTCTCTTAGGAATGGACTTAACCAAAATTGCCATGACAATCGAGTCCGGGATTGGGAGCCAATTAGGCGAACTCTCCTTGGTCTTCGGGTTTGGTGCCATGCTGGGTCGGTTAGTTGCCGACGCCGGTGGGGCCTACGTTATCGCCACGACCTTAATCGACAAATTCGGGAAGCAACGGCTGCAAATGGCCATTATGCTCGCTTCATTTATTCTCGGTATTGCCCTCTTCTTCGAAGTCGGAATGGTCCTCTTGATTCCTATCGTCTTTGCCATCGCTGTTGAAGCAGAAGTTCCGATTCTCTACCTCGGGATTTCCATGGCAGCTGCCTTATCCGTTACCCACGGATTCCTACCACCTCACCCCGCACCAGTTGCCATTGCACAAGTGTTAGGTGCCAACGATGGTAAGGTTCTCTTATTCGGTTTAGTAGTTGCAATTCCTTGTGCAATTATCGCTGGTCCTATGTTTACGAAGTTAGCGCAAAAGTTTGCGCCAGCGGCCTTCAATCAAAAAGGAAACTTATCTTCATTGGGTGCCATCAAAACGTTTAAGCCTTCCGAAGCACCTAGCTTTGGTTTATCCGTTCTGACTTCCCTCTTCCCTGTTATCTTGATGGCTATCACGACCATCTACAAGATGACAGTTGACGGTGGGACAACTCCTGCCAAGAACGCGACCTTGCTGGACCAAATTGTTGCCTTGATTGGTGACCCAGCCATCGCGATGTTGATTTCCCTTATGGTTGCAATGTTCACCATGGGTTGGGGCCGGAAACGTAAGACTGCTGATATCATGGCTACACTTGAAAACGCTGTGAAGTCCATCGCTATGCTACTGTTAGTTATCGGTGGTGGTGGTGCTTTCAAACAAGTTCTGATTGATGGTGGTGTTGGTAAAGAAGTTGCTAAACTCTTCATCGACTCCAACATGTCCCCATTGGTTCTGGGTTGGTTAGTCGCTGTCGTTCTCCGGATTGCTCTAGGTTCCGCAACGGTTTCCGCACTGACCGCTGCCGGTATTGTGGCCCCATTGATGGCCCAATCCGGTGTCGACCCTGCCCTGATGGTTCTGGCCATCGGTGCTGGTTCCTTGGCCGCTTCTCACGTGAACGATGCCGGGTTCTGGATGTTCCGCGAGTACTTCGACTTAACGGTTAAGCAAACGTTGAGTATCTGGACGGTGCTGGAAACAATCATCGCCGTGGTCGGTCTATTGATTGTGCTGCTCCTGAACCTTGGTTTCCACTAA